The following nucleotide sequence is from Mangifera indica cultivar Alphonso chromosome 1, CATAS_Mindica_2.1, whole genome shotgun sequence.
TGGGTGATAATATAATAGGTCGATGATGGCAGCTTCCAAGTTACATGAAGGTGGATACAAGAACTTGGGCTGGTTAGCAGGAGGGTTTAATCGAGCTGCTGAAGATGATTTCCCTCAAGTTGAAGGGAAAGAAAAACCGCAATATGCTACAATTGGGGGTTTATCGTTCTACTTTCTAAAATTGCTGTTGCTTTTCCAAGGCGCGCGTAAGAGTAGTTGATTGACTCTTCCGAGGGTAATTTGGATAGcctatgttttaaattaattttgttgttggGCAACCATGAACACGTTCTCATGTAATGTATGTTTAACTTAGAGAAAGCCAAcagaagaaaattttcagatCCCAAGTTAAGAATTTCCGGTACCTGAGGCCACGCAACCAAACTGCCTCTTTCTCGCAACCTATACAAACTACGTACGCTTGTtctgtatatataaaaacttgCATCAATTTCTATCACAGAATGTCATGCCATCAATCCTCtaactttaattataatacaaaattttaaattgtatttagATTAAAATATATTGTATGGAAAATATTACGGTGGTATAATCTCAtccattaaaataaatattatttaaaatgacTTCAATCTTAAATTAGTTGATAGCATTCAAATTCTTAATCAAATGCTTCCGAgttctatataaaataaaaacaaaattaaaaatgaaacaatttgTCCACTCTCAGTTTTTCTAGGTGCACTCTTCTGGTCCGTACAAAAAAGCCAACAGCCAATCGGTTTTCAAACATGGACTGATGGAAGTGATAAAAAGTGGAGCGTCAATAGAAATTATGACCCTGGTAGCCTGAGCGCGCTGTTCCTTTCACGTCTACATGTgaatcttctttcttcttcttcttattcgaTACCATCTCCATGTCTCATGTCTCATATCTCAATTTAACTCCAATCAACTTACTCAGATCACTAATTTTCCATGGAAATGGCTTCGAGTCCGCGAACCGTAGAGGAGATCTTCAAAGATTACTGTTCCAGACGAGCTGGCGTTGTTCGTGCTTTAACTTACGGTAACTCCAGTCTctactttctctctctagatTTTCTCTCTATTTATGTATGTTTGCTTCGTGGCGTAATCTTCTTCCTTTGTAATTTTCTCAGATGTCGATGAATTATACGGGCTTTGTGATCCAGGTTATGTGCCATTGTAGATCGGAGTTCCTTCtttgtttcattaaaatttaaattttcttctcaatttattatgttatatttgatcaaattttgatttttttttttttaagtttggagccagttttattttttgcatttccCTCTTTTTAATTTGCTGGCTTGAAAACAGAGAtaatttttacttgaattttacGAAAATAATTTCCATATTGCAGAAAGTTTGTCAAATCAGAGAACCGTCTTAAAGAGAGTACTAGTTACCAAATTTATTATActactttttaaattaaatattgggGGCTTTGGTTTTAGACAAGGAGAACCTATGCCTCTACGGACATTCGAATGAGTCATGGGAAGTGACTCTGCCAGCTGAGGAAGTTCCACCGGAGCTTCCGGAGCCGGCACTTGGGATTAATTTTGCAAGAGATGGAATGAACCGCAGGGATTGGCTATCTCTCGTTGCTGTGCATACTGATTCGTGGTTGATTTCTGTGGCTTTCTATCTTGGAGCTCGTCTTAACCGCAATGAGAGGTACATTATCGCCTTGCCCATTTGCTGCTACGtgcatttgaattattattgttttaacttTATGTAATCGCTGACAACTAGCTGCTAGTGTTAACATTCCCTGGTAGCGTAGTATTCCTTGAATATTTGGGGATTTGAATTATCATTGTCGAACTAATGAGttttaaaattctaatgaatttacaaaaaataataataataataattcaaatctaaaatccagatgataatattatataagcAAAATAAATCCTAAATCCAAATTAAAAGATCATGATTTAATATTctcccaaattttataatttcttcttattttttcttatttaggtTTAGATTAATCTCATTGTGTAATTACTTTTctatagttttaatattaaattttcatcaaacaaaaaatatttaaaatagagcAGTAGGTTTCAATGATCATGAAATTTAGGATTAGATTAtgaaacaaaaatgtaaaataaggtatgaatttatttaaaaattatgttattatttctaAATACATTCATACTTTATAGTTTAATCTTTGGagctttcattttatttaattttaagagattatcgggcttgaattattattaatctaTAAGCTTTATTGATTTCTAATCGAGATGTAAATATCATTGGATACTATTGTTCTTCTACATATTTGTAGGTCTACTTAATGTTTTTATACTATGCTTCTAAAATGGGTTTTATGTGAATGCattcaaatatgaaatttgtcattccaaaagaaaaaaattaaggcaTCCAAGTGCATTTCTattgcattaaaaaattataaattatatgtatcagaatctattaaaatttacttaaaattacTATGTGAgataaatttacaataataggaaaaaaatgtcatttagatTAGATGAATTCAGAAATTCATGAATTCCATCATTGCAAGTATTCTAatacacattttattattttttcctttaaaagagtactattataaattttaaataatttgacactaatttatagttaaaatataatgaaaattccAAACTAATATGATATCagttgatataaaaaatttgaagtcaaattaagatatatatataaaaaattcatcaatacataattaaaaattttatatatacattaaatatttattggaCAATGTTCAACAAAAATGTTTCCAACCTAGTGGTTTCTTTATCCAGTCACATGTAAAAAGACCTAGGTTTGAGTCATTCCATCCTCAATAATTGGTTTTGGTCATCGGTATGGGTTTTAAATCAGAGCTTTTGGTGTAGTTTGTAATGCCATTTgacttgttttgtttgattttttagtGGTGTGTGGAAGATTTTGATTTGTTCAAACTCAGTTAAGGAAGATTGGAGTGAGTTCATTAACAAGAGAAGGTTCATTAgtcttttttctcttctgaTTATGCGTATAACTTGATGCCAAggtttttcctttcttcctGTTGATTAATAAGAcctattcttttatttgtttggttAGTTTCTAATATGATCTGTTTATGAAGCCTGTTGCTGGAGGTTGGGAAGAttacttatattaattatgCCAATCTTCTCCTGTCGTTCATTTTTTTTACCTCAATAATGAAGTCATCTTAGAACACATGTTAAGGcctttaacaaacaaaatttgattaatggGTTAACCATCTTTTACACAATGCAATATCATTCCATAATATGTTGTACCTTCCTTTACTTCTTCCCCTTTAGCTGTGATGTCTGTGATCTGACAATAATATCACATTTGGACTACAAAagggggaaaagaaaaaggctTTGCAGTAACTCAGACCAAAGAGTGAGCCTGAGTTCACTACATGACAATTTTATAGTATGCAGATTCTATGTGACAGTGGTTGTGCACTTTAGCTTGAGATATGCCTCTTTCTGTTGAGTGATAAGTCCACACTGGACCATCAGAGATTAAGAATTGGCTGTCCAACTTTACTGATTTCTGTTGTAGTTTGGCTTTGTGTTATGCATGTACTCTGATACATCTGTTTGCATTTTGAAGGTTATATTAggattcttattttattttctattaattttagaGAATGGCATTGTTTAGTACTCTTGACAGTGCAACTTGACAGGAAACGTCTATTTAGCATGATCAATGATCTGCCCACTGTCTTTGAAGAAGTTACAGAAAGAAAGCCTATAAAAGATAAACTTAGTGTGGATAGCGGTAGCAAGTCTCGGGCCAGCACAAAGGTTTGAGGGATTGAACTTAGTCTAGAAT
It contains:
- the LOC123223326 gene encoding PHD finger protein ALFIN-LIKE 1-like isoform X1; this translates as MEMASSPRTVEEIFKDYCSRRAGVVRALTYDVDELYGLCDPDKENLCLYGHSNESWEVTLPAEEVPPELPEPALGINFARDGMNRRDWLSLVAVHTDSWLISVAFYLGARLNRNESGVWKILICSNSVKEDWSEFINKRRKRLFSMINDLPTVFEEVTERKPIKDKLSVDSGSKSRASTKRSSDGHIKSIPKLAHEGYEDEEDEHSETLCGSCGGNYNADEFWIACDICERWFHGKCVKITTAKAENIEQYKCPSCSMKRGRQ
- the LOC123223326 gene encoding PHD finger protein ALFIN-LIKE 1-like isoform X2; this encodes MEMASSPRTVEEIFKDYCSRRAGVVRALTYDVDELYGLCDPDKENLCLYGHSNESWEVTLPAEEVPPELPEPALGINFARDGMNRRDWLSLVAVHTDSWLISVAFYLGARLNRNERKRLFSMINDLPTVFEEVTERKPIKDKLSVDSGSKSRASTKRSSDGHIKSIPKLAHEGYEDEEDEHSETLCGSCGGNYNADEFWIACDICERWFHGKCVKITTAKAENIEQYKCPSCSMKRGRQ